In Sardina pilchardus chromosome 8, fSarPil1.1, whole genome shotgun sequence, a genomic segment contains:
- the si:ch211-170d8.2 gene encoding uncharacterized protein si:ch211-170d8.2 yields the protein MAAGHLARIILLFLCVMVLLITAQSRALLVRRSKSVRENKDLRINSHRRVRRGSVDSDLEQCAVLTAPWNEATGPVDSQEKLYRIRVHSMTEGSALRTIFPEQPLFRFIRRVYRCCQMGYHCGSVKGIQGRLHHGTDLEFILSQDVLSVAVIRAEMHLHLSNPQHLKVEPLILYLDKRKLPTRYHSRSRDGFEETKLDLLFFFQAVQRMVGGVQGSPSLIDMRRVGGLTRPGSTVEPQAMAQALQDTEGMAWGGGETGSPLPEALELGFALHCWKSGEAVPCEANEVKLQHTPFITLSYR from the exons ATGGCCGCAGGACATCTTGCACGGATTATTttactgtttctgtgtgtcatgGTTTTATTAATAACTGCGCAAAGCCGCGCACTTCTGGTACGGCGATCCAAATCTGTCAGAGAAAATAAGGATTTGCGGATCAATTCGCATCGGCGAGTTCGTCGTGGAAGTGTGGACTCTGACCTGGAGCAATGCGCCGTTTTGACTGCACCGTGGAATGAGGCCACCGGACCAGTGGATAGCCAGGAAAAGTTGTATCGCATCAGGGTACATTCCATGACAGAGGGAAGTGCGCTGCGGACTATTTTTCCTGAACAACCGCTTTTCCGCTTCATCAGACGGGTATATCGATGCTGTCAAATGGGATACCACTGTGGAAGTGTGAAGGGCATTCAAGGCCGACTGCATCATG GCACTGATTTAGAGTTCATTCTCAGCCAGGATGTTTTGTCTGTTGCTGTCATTCGAGCTGAAATGCACCTTCACCTCTCAAATCCTCAGCATCTGAAAGTAGAGCCATTAATACTGTATCTGGACAAACGCAAGCTCCCCACCAG GTATCACTCAAGGTCTAGAGATGGTTTTGAGGAGACAAAGCTGgatctcctcttcttcttccaggCAGTGCAGCGGATGGTGGGTGGAGTACAAGGAAGCCCCAGCCTGATAGACATGCGGCGGGTGGGGGGCCTGACGAGACCAGGCTCCACAGTGGAGCCCCAGGCAATGGCCCAGGCACTGCAGGACACAGAGGGCATGgcatgggggggaggggagactgGCAGCCCCCTGCCAGAGGCGTTAGAGCTCGGCTTTGCACTGCATTGTTGGAAGAGTGGGGAAGCTGTGCCATGCGAGGCGAATGAAGTGAAATTGCAGCACACGCCGTTTATCACTCTCTCATACAGGTAG